Proteins from a single region of Noviherbaspirillum saxi:
- a CDS encoding IS5 family transposase (programmed frameshift), whose protein sequence is MTIAAHRRHDLSDRVWELLEPRLPGREGAWGGKARDNRQFINAVFWILRTGAPWRDLPSDYGDWKNTHRRFCRWRDRGVWEGLLEALITEPDFEWLMIDASHIKVHAHAAGARGGNQDIGRNKRGLNTKIHLAVDAHGMPVRVLVTSGSIADCTQAGKLIEGMDAGHLLADKGYDSDAIVEQARGQGMQAQIPPRKNRKAQRQYDKDLYRLRHLVENAFLHLKRWRGVATRYAKNAASFLAAVHIRCLALWMEIL, encoded by the exons ATGACTATCGCAGCCCATCGCCGCCATGACCTGTCCGATCGTGTGTGGGAATTGCTCGAACCGCGTTTGCCTGGGCGGGAAGGTGCCTGGGGAGGGAAAGCGCGAGACAACCGGCAATTCATCAATGCCGTCTTTTGGATTTTGCGCACAGGAGCGCCTTGGCGGGATCTTCCGTCGGATTACGGGGACTGGAAGAACACCCATCGGCGCTTTTGCCGGTGGCGCGACCGGGGGGTGTGGGAAGGATTGCTGGAAGCACTGATCACCGAACCTGACTTTGAATGGCTGATGATCGATGCCAGTCACATCAAGGTGCATGCGCACGCCGCGGGAGCCCGGGGCGGCAATCAGGACATAGGGCGCA ACAAAAGGGGGCTCAACACCAAGATACATTTGGCCGTGGATGCGCATGGTATGCCGGTCAGAGTGCTTGTTACATCAGGTTCCATTGCAGATTGCACACAGGCTGGAAAACTGATTGAGGGCATGGATGCCGGGCATCTGCTGGCCGACAAGGGTTACGACAGCGATGCCATTGTGGAGCAAGCACGCGGCCAGGGGATGCAAGCCCAGATCCCGCCGCGCAAGAATCGGAAAGCGCAGCGGCAGTATGACAAGGATCTCTACAGGTTACGGCACTTGGTGGAAAACGCTTTTCTCCATCTCAAGCGCTGGCGTGGCGTCGCCACGCGCTATGCCAAGAACGCGGCCTCGTTTCTAGCCGCTGTCCATATTCGTTGCCTTGCCTTATGGATGGAAATCTTGTGA